The nucleotide window CGAGGTCATCGGTTTTCCGGCCATGGTGGCCCGCTACAGCCGCGAGTTGATGGTGTTGCTGGGCGTACTGGCGGTCAGCGTGCTGGGCCTGGGTTATGCCTGCCTGGCGCGGCGTAAACCGCGGTAAACGCCTCACTCGAACATAAATATCTGATTGGGCGGGGCACCTGTGGGAGCGGGCAAGCCCGCGAACACCGGCGCAGCCGGTGCCATGCAGCGCGTCGCACTCTTCGCGGGCGCGCCCGCTCCCACAGGATAAAGCTGCGCTTGCCAAAGCCTTGTTCCACGGGCGACAGCGCAGCATAACGGTGTGACATGCGTGTTCTGCGATCAAGGATCATTTGCTTGAAACTCAACACACCCCCGTTGACGACCCTCTATAGTGCTCGGCATTACAAGAGCCATCTCGAGCCTGCCTGATGATCCCTTCCCTGGATTCCATTTTTTCTCGCCTGCGCCTGCGTCAGTTGCGCCTGCTGATCGAGCTGGATCGCTGTGGTTCGCTGCACAAGGCGGCCGAAGCCATGGCCATTTCCCAGCCCGGGGCCACCAAGGCGTTGCGCGAGGTGGAGGAGGTGCTGGGGGTACCATTGTTCCAGCGCCTGCCCAGCGGCCTGGTAGCCAATGACGTGGGCCGTTGCGTGGTGCGCTATGCGCGGCTGATCCACAGCGACCTGGGGCACTTGCGCGAAGAGGTGCTAGGCATCGTCCAGGGCCAGGGTGGGCGGCTGGCGGTGGGCAGCATCATGGGGGCCATGCCGACACTGGTCAGCGCCTTGGGGCGCTTGCGCCGCAAGCAGCCGCAGCTGGCGGTGGAAATTGCCGAGAATACCAGCGCCAACCTGCTCGGCCAGCTGGACGAGGGGCGCCTGGACCTGGCCATCTGCCGGCCGGGGCTGGGCCGCAACGCGGCGGACTATACCTTTGTCGAACTGGCCCAGGAGCCGTTGGTGGTGGTCGCGCACCCGCAGCATCCGCTTGCCGGGGCAGCGGCACTGGCGATCAGCGACTTGAGCCATTACCGCTGGGTGGTCTACCCGGCGAACATGCCCATGCGCCAGGCGCTGGAGCGCGAGTTGAGCGAGGCAGGGGTGGAGGTGCCCCGCTACCCGCTGGAAACCTTCTCCACCTTCGCGACGTTCATGCTGCTGGAGGATGACCCGACGCTGGTGGCGGTCATTCCCTGTGCCGTGGCGGCGTTTGCCGAGCAGCGCGGGTTGCTGGTGTCGCTGGCGGTGCAGCTACGGGCGTTGAGCGAGCCGTTCGGCATCGTGCACCGTGTGGCGGCGCCGCTATCGCCAGCTGCGCGGTTGCTGGTAGAGGAATTGACGGCCAATTGAAGTTTGACGGCGCTCGCCCTCCAGCCCATTGCTGGCGGGCTGGTGGGGATAAGCGATGGTTATTGGTGGATCAGCTCTTTTCATTATCGGCGGCCCTGCCTGTGCTCTAGATTACCCCCGGAACGGCCTGCCAGTACCCCTGTAACCCTATTGCATCAAGGAGCAACCCAATGGATCTAGGCATTACCGGCCGCTGGGCCATCGTCTGCGCGGCCAGCCAAGGCCTGGGCAAAGGCTGCGCCGAGGCGCTTGGCAAAGAAGGCGTGAACCTGGTCATCAATGCCCGCACCCAAGCCACCCTGGAGCAGACCGCCACCGAGTTGCGTGCGGCCTGCCCGGGCATCGAGGTGCTTACCGTGGCCGGCGATGTGGCCGATGCCCAGGTGCGCCAGGCGCTGTTGGCGGCCTGCCCGCAGGTCGACATCCTGGTCAACAACGCCGGTGGCCCGCCACCGGGGGACTTCCGCGACTGGGGGCGTGACGACTGGCTGAAGGCGCTGGACGCCAACATGCTCACCCCCATCGAGCTGATCAAGGCGGTGGTCGACGGCATGGCCGAGCGCGGTTTCGGCCGGGTAGTGAATATCACCTCTGGCGCGGTGAAGGCGCCGATCGACATCCTCGGTTTGTCCAACGGCGCACGCAGTGGCCTGACCGGTTTCATTGCTGGCCTGGCCCGGCAGCAGCGCCTGGCGGGCAGCAATGTGACACTGAACAACCTGCTGCCTGGGGCGTTCGACACGGCGCGTTTGCAAAAGACTTTGCAGGCGGCGGGTGGCGATGTGCAAGCCACCGCCCAGGCCAGGCGCAAGGCCATCCCGGCGGCGCGCTTTGGCGATGCCGGGGAGTTTGGTGCGTACTGTGCGTTCCTGTGCAGTGCGCATGCCGGTTATATCACCGGGCAGAACCTGCTGATCGATGGCGGGGCGTATCCGGGTACCTTCTAAAAGGTGCGGGGGCGCATTGCCCCCACAACGAAGGGCCGCAGGCAAACTGGCAATGATCCGGCGAATACCGCATACTTGTCGGCAAACGCCGAAACAGGAGTATGCCATGCTTGCCGAAGTGCTTCGCGACAACGGTTACCACGAGTACCGGGCGCGCCTGCAGGCGCTGCTGGAGATACCCGAACTTGCCAGTGACTTCGAAATCC belongs to Pseudomonas putida NBRC 14164 and includes:
- a CDS encoding LysR family transcriptional regulator — protein: MIPSLDSIFSRLRLRQLRLLIELDRCGSLHKAAEAMAISQPGATKALREVEEVLGVPLFQRLPSGLVANDVGRCVVRYARLIHSDLGHLREEVLGIVQGQGGRLAVGSIMGAMPTLVSALGRLRRKQPQLAVEIAENTSANLLGQLDEGRLDLAICRPGLGRNAADYTFVELAQEPLVVVAHPQHPLAGAAALAISDLSHYRWVVYPANMPMRQALERELSEAGVEVPRYPLETFSTFATFMLLEDDPTLVAVIPCAVAAFAEQRGLLVSLAVQLRALSEPFGIVHRVAAPLSPAARLLVEELTAN
- a CDS encoding SDR family oxidoreductase, which translates into the protein MDLGITGRWAIVCAASQGLGKGCAEALGKEGVNLVINARTQATLEQTATELRAACPGIEVLTVAGDVADAQVRQALLAACPQVDILVNNAGGPPPGDFRDWGRDDWLKALDANMLTPIELIKAVVDGMAERGFGRVVNITSGAVKAPIDILGLSNGARSGLTGFIAGLARQQRLAGSNVTLNNLLPGAFDTARLQKTLQAAGGDVQATAQARRKAIPAARFGDAGEFGAYCAFLCSAHAGYITGQNLLIDGGAYPGTF